A stretch of Aerococcus urinaehominis DNA encodes these proteins:
- a CDS encoding SDR family oxidoreductase, which yields MANPFVHDFTGKTVVLTGAGGVIISKIAESFAQAGANVALLDLNEEAANKVAEEINASGAAGKAAGYLCNVLELESIQAAHDAIKADFGPCDILVNGAGGNNPRATADNEFHEVDLPEDTKSFFDLDPAGVEFVFNLNFLGTLLPTQVFAKEMVGREGANIINVSSMNAFTPLTKIPAYSGAKAAISNFTQWLAVHFSHVGVRCNAIAPGFLVSNQNIDLMFEADHETLKPRGEKIIRNTPMGRFGEAEEMVGPTLFLADEKAASFVNGVVLPIDGGFSAYSGV from the coding sequence ATGGCAAATCCATTTGTACATGATTTTACTGGCAAAACTGTCGTATTAACAGGTGCTGGTGGTGTAATTATTTCTAAAATCGCTGAATCATTTGCGCAAGCTGGTGCTAACGTAGCCCTACTTGACTTAAATGAAGAGGCTGCTAACAAGGTAGCTGAAGAAATCAACGCTTCAGGTGCAGCTGGTAAGGCTGCTGGTTACCTATGTAACGTGTTAGAGCTTGAATCAATCCAAGCTGCACACGATGCCATCAAGGCTGACTTCGGTCCTTGCGACATCCTTGTTAACGGTGCTGGTGGTAACAACCCACGCGCTACTGCTGACAACGAATTCCACGAAGTAGACCTACCTGAAGATACTAAATCATTCTTCGATTTAGATCCAGCTGGTGTTGAATTTGTCTTCAACTTAAACTTCTTAGGTACTTTATTACCTACTCAAGTTTTTGCTAAAGAAATGGTTGGTCGCGAAGGTGCCAACATCATCAACGTATCTTCAATGAACGCCTTCACACCATTAACTAAGATTCCTGCTTACTCAGGTGCTAAAGCAGCGATTTCTAACTTCACTCAATGGTTGGCTGTTCACTTCTCACATGTTGGCGTACGTTGCAACGCCATTGCGCCAGGTTTCCTAGTGTCTAACCAAAACATTGACTTAATGTTCGAAGCAGACCATGAAACCCTAAAACCTCGTGGTGAGAAAATTATCCGCAATACCCCAATGGGTCGTTTCGGTGAAGCTGAAGAAATGGTTGGTCCAACGTTATTCTTAGCTGACGAGAAAGCAGCCAGCTTCGTTAACGGTGTGGTATTACCAATCGACGGTGGCTTCTCAGCTTACTCTGGCGTTTAA
- the uxuA gene encoding mannonate dehydratase has protein sequence MEMSFRWYGHHDPVTLKDIREIPGMEGIVTAVYDVPVGEAWPLENIMKLKEDVEAEGLHISVIESIPVHEDIKLGKDNRDELIENYKESIRNVGKAGIPVVCYNFMPVFDWTRSDLNKSLPDGSTSLAFLKSDIEKMDPLSGELSLPGWDSSYTKESMAQVFKDYESVDEEKLWENLEYFIKAIMPTAEEAGVKMAIHPDDPPYSIFGLPRIITGQKSVERFLDIYDSEYNGITMCVGSYASTLENDVVAMTEYALKRNRINFMHTRNVATGDWGFQEVAHLSEAGNIDMNAIIKLLVEYDWQGAIRPDHGRRIWGDQTETPGYGLYDRALGAAYFNGLIEANMKVQGKDHSFNTEKPSY, from the coding sequence ATGGAAATGAGTTTTAGATGGTATGGTCATCATGACCCAGTTACCCTAAAAGATATCCGTGAAATTCCAGGTATGGAAGGTATTGTTACTGCAGTTTATGATGTGCCAGTTGGTGAGGCTTGGCCATTAGAAAATATCATGAAATTAAAAGAGGATGTTGAAGCAGAAGGCTTACATATTTCTGTTATCGAATCAATCCCAGTTCATGAAGACATCAAATTAGGTAAGGACAACCGCGATGAATTGATCGAAAACTATAAAGAATCAATTCGTAACGTTGGTAAGGCTGGTATTCCAGTGGTATGTTACAACTTCATGCCTGTATTTGACTGGACACGCTCAGACTTAAACAAATCATTACCTGACGGCTCAACTTCATTAGCATTCTTAAAATCAGATATTGAGAAAATGGATCCATTATCTGGTGAATTAAGCCTACCTGGTTGGGATTCTTCATACACTAAAGAATCCATGGCCCAAGTCTTCAAAGACTATGAGTCTGTAGATGAAGAAAAATTATGGGAAAACCTGGAGTACTTCATCAAAGCCATTATGCCAACTGCTGAGGAAGCTGGCGTGAAAATGGCGATCCATCCAGATGATCCACCATACTCAATCTTTGGTCTACCACGTATCATTACTGGTCAAAAATCAGTTGAGCGTTTCTTAGACATCTATGATTCTGAGTACAATGGTATCACCATGTGTGTTGGTTCATACGCTTCTACCTTAGAAAATGACGTTGTGGCGATGACTGAGTACGCCTTAAAACGTAACCGGATTAACTTCATGCATACCCGTAACGTGGCCACTGGCGACTGGGGCTTCCAAGAAGTGGCTCACTTATCAGAAGCTGGTAACATCGACATGAACGCCATTATCAAGCTGTTAGTTGAGTATGACTGGCAAGGGGCTATCCGTCCTGACCACGGCCGTCGTATCTGGGGTGACCAAACTGAAACACCTGGTTATGGCTTGTATGACCGTGCTTTAGGTGCAGCTTACTTCAACGGCTTAATCGAAGCTAACATGAAGGTCCAAGGCAAAGACCATAGCTTTAATACTGAGAAACCTAGCTACTAA
- a CDS encoding YSIRK-type signal peptide-containing protein (The YSIRK form of extended signal peptide directs nascent proteins to the cross-wall site, while signal peptides lacking YSIRK direct proteins instead to the cell pole. A large fraction of YSIRK proteins are surface proteins anchored by sortase-mediated processing of a C-terminal LPXTG motif.), whose product MEKEIKYSIRKLSVGVASVAVAAAFVANANAVEAAPTAEQTEAAQNVAKAEADLAKAEEAKAAAIKADQAAQKELKDAQGDFDAADEGHTKAQADAKKATDERDEAKKAFDKAEADLTTATKERDDAQADRDNKEKVVELIKGNVDSKDKALKAAQGAKAVADQRKIEADAAASAAATAETAAKAATATAEAAKKTAEDVAVQKAEALVKANEAANAQTIVAAALNSASEAAKQAQTEAEEADKGVTEAIARLNAAKAALGTPEANATAVEQAEHALSVAKADKAIAEANLVKANLKVSEKTAEAATAAAAATAAKTELARLEAAEVTAQENFKTATDAAETARKALVDAQAKEADAVKKAAAAKADAENKAKVAELLKGNVEDRQKALQAAQKELDVANDRLTKAETALTNAKSKYTTAKADLETKEAALKTANQNVVEAAKKLVDAAKRLGDAEVALDKAKQKAIATEAEKIVAANQEAAAKNLDPVYPEYAGKTVEEVKAALADAEAKKAGKTVEKVKDQATQTPADQNQAGQAQDPAAPADNKEKPADNKQEKPADKKEDKKAQDAAAANNKKAADKKAAAANKAAANKAADKKASNKAAAKQEAGKAALPSTGSVASVAGLGLALAGLGAGLVFRKKED is encoded by the coding sequence ATGGAAAAAGAAATCAAATACTCAATCCGTAAATTATCAGTAGGTGTAGCTTCTGTAGCTGTTGCAGCTGCATTCGTAGCTAACGCTAACGCTGTTGAAGCAGCACCAACTGCTGAACAAACTGAAGCTGCTCAAAATGTAGCAAAAGCTGAAGCAGATTTAGCAAAAGCAGAAGAAGCTAAAGCTGCAGCTATTAAAGCTGACCAAGCTGCTCAAAAAGAATTAAAAGACGCTCAAGGCGACTTCGATGCAGCTGATGAAGGCCACACTAAAGCACAAGCAGATGCTAAAAAAGCAACTGATGAACGTGACGAAGCTAAGAAAGCTTTCGATAAAGCAGAAGCAGATTTAACAACTGCAACTAAAGAACGTGACGATGCACAAGCTGACCGCGATAACAAAGAAAAAGTTGTTGAATTAATCAAAGGTAACGTAGACAGTAAAGACAAGGCTTTAAAAGCTGCTCAAGGCGCTAAAGCTGTAGCTGACCAACGTAAAATTGAAGCTGATGCAGCTGCTTCTGCTGCTGCAACTGCGGAAACAGCTGCTAAGGCTGCAACTGCAACTGCAGAAGCTGCTAAGAAAACAGCTGAAGATGTTGCTGTTCAGAAAGCAGAAGCTTTAGTTAAAGCTAACGAAGCTGCTAACGCGCAAACTATCGTAGCTGCTGCTTTAAACTCTGCTTCAGAAGCTGCTAAACAAGCACAAACAGAAGCTGAAGAAGCTGACAAAGGTGTTACAGAAGCAATCGCTCGCTTAAATGCTGCTAAAGCTGCTTTAGGTACTCCAGAAGCAAACGCTACTGCTGTTGAACAAGCTGAACATGCGCTTTCTGTAGCTAAAGCTGACAAAGCAATTGCTGAGGCTAACTTAGTTAAAGCTAACCTTAAAGTAAGCGAAAAAACTGCAGAGGCTGCAACAGCTGCTGCTGCTGCAACAGCTGCAAAAACTGAATTAGCACGCTTAGAAGCTGCTGAAGTAACAGCTCAAGAAAATTTTAAGACTGCTACAGACGCTGCTGAAACTGCTCGCAAAGCTTTAGTAGATGCTCAAGCTAAAGAAGCAGATGCAGTTAAAAAAGCTGCTGCTGCTAAAGCTGACGCTGAAAACAAAGCTAAAGTTGCTGAATTATTAAAAGGTAACGTTGAAGATCGTCAAAAAGCTTTACAAGCTGCTCAAAAAGAATTAGACGTAGCTAACGATCGTTTAACTAAAGCAGAGACTGCTTTAACTAACGCTAAAAGCAAATACACTACAGCTAAAGCAGACTTAGAAACTAAAGAAGCTGCTCTTAAGACAGCTAACCAAAACGTAGTTGAAGCTGCTAAGAAATTAGTAGATGCTGCTAAACGTTTAGGTGACGCCGAAGTTGCTTTAGACAAAGCTAAACAAAAAGCAATCGCTACTGAAGCTGAAAAAATCGTTGCTGCTAACCAAGAGGCTGCTGCTAAGAACTTAGACCCAGTTTACCCAGAATACGCTGGTAAGACTGTTGAAGAAGTTAAAGCTGCTCTAGCTGACGCAGAAGCTAAAAAAGCTGGTAAGACTGTAGAAAAAGTTAAAGACCAAGCTACCCAAACGCCAGCTGATCAAAACCAAGCTGGTCAAGCTCAAGATCCAGCTGCTCCAGCTGATAACAAAGAAAAACCAGCTGACAACAAACAAGAAAAACCAGCTGACAAGAAAGAAGACAAGAAAGCTCAAGACGCAGCTGCAGCTAACAACAAGAAAGCTGCTGACAAGAAAGCCGCTGCTGCAAACAAAGCTGCAGCTAACAAAGCCGCTGACAAGAAAGCTTCAAACAAAGCTGCTGCTAAACAAGAAGCTGGTAAAGCTGCCCTACCTTCAACTGGTTCAGTTGCAAGCGTAGCTGGTTTAGGCTTAGCTCTTGCTGGTTTAGGTGCTGGTTTAGTATTCCGTAAAAAAGAAGACTAA
- a CDS encoding Sapep family Mn(2+)-dependent dipeptidase, producing the protein MDNQAYLQDLISDLQALVQIPSVRDDQSAGPGQPFGQEINRALTWLEHRAQALGLATKNLAGYGLLVQAPGQAIKTNQPDRVDIVSHLDVVPVGLGWTRDPFGAQIVDGRMYGRGTSDMKAAALTTLYALKQISDQNPAMKRPIRLVFGTDEETDMADLTGYIATYGPPSFALTPDAHFPIGIGEKGATTWQISLDLPADSCLSSLAGGDAANSVASWAQFDLPLASKDQALAYLASQSQLDWDYEEVGQAIRVTIKGRGAHASQPELGQNALVQALACLADLTQEDQVKALSQAFADYRGRGLDLERSSKEMGHLTINLGTARSQDQKLHLQIDSRFPNGVTSDEITDQLYLALPDAEIWRTFDTPAILLDQDRPGIQILQKRYADNFPGQPQEAQINGAVTYSKIIPIVSALALIWLVHLTWPTRLMSTSS; encoded by the coding sequence ATGGATAATCAAGCTTACTTACAAGACTTAATTAGTGATTTACAAGCCCTGGTACAAATACCATCTGTTCGTGACGACCAGAGTGCTGGCCCTGGCCAACCTTTTGGTCAGGAAATTAACCGGGCCCTAACCTGGTTAGAGCATCGCGCTCAAGCCCTGGGCCTGGCAACTAAAAATTTAGCCGGCTATGGCCTCTTAGTCCAGGCACCCGGCCAAGCCATTAAAACAAATCAACCAGACCGGGTCGATATTGTTAGTCATTTAGATGTGGTGCCGGTCGGGTTAGGCTGGACCCGGGACCCATTTGGCGCGCAAATTGTTGACGGGCGCATGTACGGACGTGGCACCAGCGACATGAAGGCGGCTGCCTTAACCACCCTCTATGCCTTAAAGCAGATTAGCGACCAAAATCCAGCTATGAAGCGGCCCATCCGTTTGGTTTTTGGGACTGACGAGGAAACTGATATGGCCGACCTTACGGGCTATATTGCCACCTACGGGCCGCCTAGCTTCGCTTTGACCCCTGATGCCCATTTTCCTATCGGCATTGGTGAAAAGGGGGCGACCACCTGGCAAATTAGTCTGGATTTACCAGCAGATTCCTGCCTGAGCAGTCTAGCTGGTGGCGATGCCGCCAACTCAGTGGCCTCCTGGGCCCAGTTCGACCTACCCCTCGCTAGCAAGGACCAGGCCTTAGCCTACCTAGCTAGTCAGAGTCAGCTTGATTGGGACTACGAAGAAGTTGGTCAGGCGATTAGGGTGACTATTAAGGGTAGGGGTGCCCATGCCTCCCAACCTGAACTGGGGCAAAATGCTCTGGTTCAAGCCCTGGCCTGCCTGGCCGATTTGACCCAGGAAGACCAAGTGAAAGCTCTGTCCCAGGCCTTTGCGGATTATCGGGGACGCGGTCTAGACTTAGAGCGTTCCTCCAAAGAGATGGGCCACTTAACCATCAACTTAGGGACGGCCCGCAGCCAGGACCAAAAACTGCATTTACAAATTGACAGCCGCTTCCCCAATGGGGTAACCAGTGATGAGATCACCGACCAGCTTTACCTGGCCCTGCCTGATGCTGAAATTTGGCGGACCTTTGACACACCAGCCATTTTACTCGACCAGGACCGGCCTGGTATTCAAATCTTACAAAAACGATATGCTGACAATTTCCCGGGTCAGCCCCAGGAGGCCCAGATTAACGGGGCCGTCACCTATAGTAAGATTATTCCAATTGTGTCAGCTTTGGCCCTTATCTGGCTAGTGCACCTCACCTGGCCCACCAGGCTGATGAGTACATCGAGTTAG
- a CDS encoding TraX family protein has protein sequence MTAPPTRSYLTSVQLKWLAMTTMFIDHLAAALVQPVSLQTGLGSLSLGQSDQLVFLMRLIGRLAFPIFCFLLVEGFRYTRNRWAYARRLGLFALVSEIPFDLALHQQIFYWGGQNVYFTLFLAFLAMGLMTYFKDRSYLAGGSVVLLALLAELLATDYGAYGVVFVVLLHYYDQNRLRQLAMVALTGLAQLTASLAVIPLACYNGRKGRGNSKVFYLFYPVHLLVLAIIRYHLLGY, from the coding sequence ATGACAGCCCCGCCCACCCGGTCATATTTGACCAGTGTCCAACTCAAATGGTTGGCCATGACGACCATGTTTATCGACCACCTGGCCGCAGCTCTAGTCCAGCCGGTATCACTTCAAACTGGTCTCGGGTCATTAAGCCTTGGTCAAAGCGACCAATTGGTTTTTCTCATGCGCTTAATTGGCCGTTTGGCCTTTCCCATTTTTTGTTTTTTACTCGTTGAGGGTTTCCGTTATACCCGTAATCGTTGGGCCTATGCCAGACGGTTAGGCTTATTTGCCCTGGTCTCGGAAATACCTTTTGATCTGGCCCTCCACCAGCAAATCTTCTACTGGGGGGGACAAAATGTTTACTTCACCTTGTTTTTAGCCTTCCTAGCCATGGGTTTGATGACCTATTTCAAAGATAGGTCCTATCTGGCAGGAGGTTCTGTCGTCCTTTTGGCCCTCCTAGCCGAGTTACTCGCAACGGATTACGGGGCCTATGGGGTGGTCTTTGTGGTTTTACTTCATTATTATGACCAAAATCGTCTCCGCCAATTAGCCATGGTGGCCTTAACGGGCCTGGCCCAATTAACAGCGAGTCTGGCGGTTATTCCCTTGGCCTGCTACAACGGCAGGAAGGGGCGGGGCAACAGTAAAGTTTTCTATTTATTTTACCCCGTCCATTTACTCGTCCTGGCTATTATCCGCTACCACTTGCTAGGTTATTAA
- a CDS encoding hydrolase — MAKKPDVPDISSHFRKDMIRVPEAIKEASGIQIYGRKLKSFVFSTDVATLVYCNADAILAVYPFSPHPAIIQAITNVASQPVFAGVGGGTTNGKRSVDIALLAESAGIMGVVVNAPMPIETIQEIEKTVDSPIIGTIVTPYMDIKERIEAGVDILNVSGGKNTLDIVRRIRRDYPDIPIIATGGKSEETIREVIRAGANAISWTPPTTAEIFSRTMKNYRNETRENFIETHDGMTLNEYEDFIKDHREEI; from the coding sequence ATGGCAAAAAAACCTGATGTTCCTGATATTTCTTCTCATTTTCGTAAAGATATGATCCGAGTCCCAGAAGCAATCAAAGAAGCTTCTGGCATTCAAATTTATGGCCGTAAATTAAAATCATTTGTCTTTTCAACAGATGTTGCTACCCTGGTATATTGCAATGCTGATGCTATTTTGGCTGTCTACCCCTTCTCCCCCCATCCAGCCATTATCCAGGCCATTACTAATGTCGCCTCGCAGCCGGTCTTTGCTGGTGTGGGTGGTGGCACGACTAATGGCAAACGGTCGGTTGATATTGCCTTATTAGCGGAATCAGCTGGTATTATGGGCGTGGTTGTCAATGCCCCAATGCCAATTGAAACCATCCAAGAAATCGAAAAAACTGTTGATTCGCCAATTATCGGTACCATTGTTACCCCTTATATGGATATCAAGGAACGTATCGAAGCGGGTGTTGATATTCTTAATGTTTCAGGCGGTAAAAATACCCTGGATATCGTGCGTCGCATCCGCCGTGACTATCCCGATATCCCTATTATTGCAACCGGGGGTAAAAGCGAAGAAACCATCCGGGAAGTCATCCGGGCAGGCGCCAACGCCATCTCTTGGACGCCACCAACCACGGCTGAAATTTTTTCCCGCACCATGAAAAATTACCGCAATGAAACCCGGGAGAATTTCATTGAGACCCATGATGGTATGACCCTCAATGAATACGAGGACTTTATTAAAGACCACCGCGAGGAAATCTAA
- a CDS encoding M24 family metallopeptidase, producing the protein MEEKQRIQQLTEKIATEGFAAIILADPEAIAYYTGYEIEPMERLWLLVIQPNYRPQLIANKLFQFTENPDLDLDILWVDDNTDTIEAFMWLDHFVETHEQVKIGVDKYWPAGQLLPVMSYYSEAKFRLASLYVDAQRGIKSEQEQERMRAASLINDRVMARLATELLPTGPSEIEACQALERYYQEAGADGGFSFPPIVAYGKNGADPHHESDHTRPQVGDAIVVDIGCRHQGYASDMTRTFYYGQVSDLDRQLYQTCLEANLLGIEASQVGQQFQAIDAACRDHIDQAGYGENFVHRTGHFIGRSAHEAGDVSASNYHPVEAGQVFSIEPGIYLSDQTAVRIEDLVIAQAEGPEVINHYPKDLQIIPIQDH; encoded by the coding sequence ATGGAAGAAAAACAACGCATCCAACAATTAACTGAAAAAATTGCTACTGAGGGTTTTGCGGCCATTATTCTGGCTGATCCGGAAGCCATTGCCTACTATACTGGTTATGAAATTGAACCTATGGAGCGACTCTGGCTCTTGGTCATCCAGCCCAATTACCGGCCCCAGCTCATTGCCAACAAGTTATTCCAATTTACTGAAAACCCCGACCTGGACCTAGACATTCTCTGGGTTGATGATAATACTGATACCATTGAGGCCTTTATGTGGCTGGATCATTTTGTCGAAACCCACGAGCAGGTTAAAATTGGCGTAGATAAATATTGGCCAGCAGGACAGCTGTTACCGGTGATGTCCTACTATTCAGAGGCCAAGTTCCGCCTAGCCTCCCTCTATGTCGATGCCCAAAGAGGCATCAAATCAGAACAAGAGCAGGAGCGGATGCGGGCAGCCTCACTAATTAATGACCGAGTAATGGCTCGTTTAGCTACTGAGCTATTGCCGACTGGCCCTAGCGAAATTGAAGCCTGCCAAGCCCTCGAGCGCTACTATCAAGAAGCCGGAGCGGATGGCGGTTTTTCCTTCCCACCAATTGTGGCTTATGGTAAAAACGGGGCTGACCCCCACCATGAAAGTGACCACACCCGGCCCCAAGTTGGTGACGCTATTGTCGTTGATATTGGTTGCCGCCACCAGGGCTATGCATCTGATATGACCCGCACCTTTTACTATGGCCAGGTTTCTGACCTAGACCGCCAGCTTTACCAAACCTGCTTGGAGGCTAACCTATTAGGTATTGAAGCCAGCCAGGTTGGCCAGCAATTCCAGGCCATTGATGCCGCCTGCCGCGACCATATTGACCAGGCTGGTTACGGAGAAAACTTTGTCCACCGGACAGGTCACTTTATCGGTCGCTCAGCCCATGAAGCTGGTGATGTTTCCGCCAGTAACTACCACCCGGTTGAGGCTGGCCAGGTCTTTTCAATTGAACCTGGTATTTATTTAAGCGACCAGACTGCTGTCCGCATTGAAGATTTAGTCATCGCCCAAGCAGAGGGCCCGGAAGTCATCAACCACTATCCTAAAGACTTGCAGATTATTCCTATCCAGGACCACTAG
- a CDS encoding FUSC family protein, whose product MKSKFHIGMRTFKTGLSIFLIAFLYNYISYGSPQIAGLGAVFSQRANLRHTAKFGLFRSTATSFGALSALVTALALDHLPNWPLLSALAPGLGIIMTIVLCNAFIQSEAIVGGAATFLIIFFNIPEQNQVSYALLRVLDTFVGALIASLVELCLPKSRTDRWFGRFNR is encoded by the coding sequence GTGAAATCGAAGTTCCATATTGGCATGCGGACCTTTAAAACTGGTCTGAGCATCTTCTTAATTGCTTTTCTCTACAATTATATCTCTTATGGTAGTCCACAGATTGCTGGCCTGGGTGCTGTTTTCTCCCAGCGGGCCAACCTGCGCCATACTGCCAAATTCGGCCTCTTCCGTTCAACGGCCACTTCTTTTGGGGCCCTATCAGCCCTAGTCACTGCCCTGGCCCTCGACCACCTGCCCAATTGGCCCTTGCTGAGTGCGCTAGCACCTGGCCTGGGCATTATTATGACCATCGTGCTCTGCAATGCCTTTATCCAGTCAGAAGCCATTGTTGGCGGGGCGGCTACCTTTTTAATTATCTTTTTTAATATTCCGGAACAAAACCAGGTTTCCTATGCCCTGCTTAGGGTCTTAGATACCTTTGTCGGGGCCTTAATTGCTAGTCTGGTTGAACTTTGCCTACCTAAAAGTCGGACTGACCGCTGGTTTGGTCGCTTTAATCGCTAA
- a CDS encoding low molecular weight protein-tyrosine-phosphatase, with the protein MIKVCFVCLGNICRSPMAEAVMRDELKKRGLADQITVDSAATSSYNLGQPPHQGTQEILDRHHISSQGQFASKLTADMAEDFDYIIGMDDSNLDNMAKILGDQVKLYQLMDFTDQPGEIDDPYFTGNFELTYDKVKAGVDGLIGYLLANHSELSD; encoded by the coding sequence ATGATTAAAGTTTGCTTTGTTTGTTTAGGTAATATTTGCCGGTCTCCCATGGCTGAGGCCGTCATGCGTGACGAGCTTAAAAAAAGAGGGCTTGCTGACCAGATTACGGTTGATTCAGCAGCGACCTCATCCTACAACCTGGGTCAGCCACCCCACCAGGGCACCCAGGAAATCTTAGACCGTCATCATATTTCCAGCCAGGGTCAATTTGCCAGCAAGCTAACTGCTGATATGGCTGAAGACTTTGATTACATCATCGGTATGGACGATAGTAATCTGGATAATATGGCCAAAATATTAGGCGACCAGGTGAAGCTTTACCAGCTGATGGACTTCACCGACCAGCCTGGCGAGATTGATGATCCTTATTTTACCGGCAATTTCGAATTGACCTATGACAAGGTTAAGGCCGGCGTTGACGGCTTAATCGGTTATTTACTAGCTAACCACAGTGAGCTTAGCGATTAA
- the alr gene encoding alanine racemase — protein MVAGIHRPSQVDVSLKHIIHNYQTYQNQIGKDKFLYAVVKADAYGHGAVPVSQALAQAGCDGFAVAIADEGLELRQAGIEQPILILGLSQSQDAVLLAEAGLDVTVSQLAWLQAAQPLLAQANFQLKIQLKIDSGMSRIGVRDVASGQDIIDYVTSHKQQFQLTGIFTHFATADSQTPASRAQQSQQAQSFKQLVAGLDLSQLDEAPLIHQSNTAMMTWYPEETLDAGRLGIGLYGVNPSNGELATGLDLKPALTWTSQIVAIKQMAGGEKVSYGATYTCQPGEWLATLPLGYADGLWRAYQGYQVLVAGQAAEIVGRVCMDQAIITLKAPVPIGTPVTLIGPGQSAEAMSRHSHTIGYEVLCAISSRIPRYYR, from the coding sequence ATGGTAGCCGGTATTCACCGACCTAGCCAGGTTGATGTGTCGCTTAAACATATTATACATAATTATCAAACCTATCAAAATCAAATCGGTAAGGATAAATTTCTCTACGCTGTCGTCAAGGCTGATGCCTATGGCCACGGGGCCGTCCCTGTCAGCCAGGCCTTGGCCCAGGCGGGTTGTGATGGTTTTGCGGTCGCTATTGCTGATGAAGGTCTAGAATTACGCCAGGCCGGTATTGAGCAGCCTATCCTAATTTTAGGTCTGAGCCAAAGCCAGGACGCAGTTTTATTAGCTGAGGCTGGTCTGGATGTGACCGTTAGCCAGTTAGCTTGGCTACAAGCAGCCCAACCCCTTTTGGCCCAGGCCAATTTTCAGCTTAAGATCCAGCTAAAAATTGATTCGGGCATGTCCCGCATTGGCGTCCGTGATGTGGCCAGTGGTCAAGATATTATCGACTATGTCACCAGCCACAAGCAACAGTTTCAGTTGACGGGTATCTTCACCCATTTTGCCACAGCTGATAGCCAAACACCTGCTAGCCGGGCCCAGCAAAGCCAGCAAGCCCAAAGCTTTAAACAACTAGTTGCCGGCCTGGACCTCTCCCAATTAGATGAGGCGCCGCTCATCCACCAGTCCAACACAGCCATGATGACCTGGTATCCGGAAGAGACTCTGGATGCGGGACGCTTGGGCATCGGCCTCTATGGGGTAAACCCGTCAAACGGCGAATTGGCGACTGGTCTAGACCTGAAACCGGCCTTGACCTGGACTAGCCAAATTGTGGCCATTAAGCAAATGGCCGGGGGCGAAAAAGTCTCTTATGGTGCCACTTATACCTGCCAGCCAGGTGAATGGCTGGCCACTCTGCCCCTGGGTTACGCGGACGGCTTGTGGCGGGCCTATCAGGGCTACCAGGTCCTAGTCGCGGGTCAAGCCGCTGAGATTGTTGGCCGGGTCTGCATGGACCAGGCTATTATCACTTTAAAAGCCCCTGTACCTATCGGAACGCCAGTGACCTTGATTGGTCCTGGTCAAAGCGCTGAAGCCATGAGTCGCCATAGCCATACCATTGGCTACGAGGTCCTGTGCGCTATTTCCAGTCGGATTCCCCGCTATTACCGCTAA